In a single window of the Paenibacillus sp. MMS20-IR301 genome:
- a CDS encoding AraC family transcriptional regulator, translating to MKQHYVLPQPAYTHYVCYPEMLGHYSQFPQHAERRSEGDLNSYNLHMVYEGEGYVFQEGERITMKRGSGFLFPRGAYQQYGSDPGQPWDVRWVHFTTVMPLPMLEEADQSRGYFFTFDPAAGYEAVFEEMYLLSAAYETRSEPRLSTLLYEILVTLMQNSQPLTGSVPLEIRHSIRRAADMIHAQCERPWTLEAMARLAGYSSYHFLRLFRSIMGKTPNRYLSECRMARAKLLLAATELPVAQIALQSGFHQSSYFIKVFRQLESMPPNQYRRLFRS from the coding sequence ATGAAACAGCATTATGTATTGCCCCAGCCGGCCTATACACATTATGTATGCTACCCCGAGATGCTTGGTCATTACAGCCAGTTCCCGCAGCATGCCGAGCGCAGAAGTGAAGGTGACCTGAACAGCTATAATCTGCACATGGTATATGAAGGGGAGGGGTATGTCTTTCAGGAAGGGGAACGGATAACCATGAAACGCGGCAGCGGATTTCTGTTCCCGCGGGGGGCTTACCAGCAGTATGGCTCAGATCCGGGCCAGCCGTGGGATGTGCGCTGGGTGCATTTCACTACGGTGATGCCGCTGCCCATGCTGGAGGAGGCCGATCAGTCACGCGGGTATTTTTTCACGTTCGATCCTGCTGCAGGGTATGAAGCGGTCTTCGAAGAGATGTATCTGCTCAGCGCGGCCTATGAGACCCGGAGCGAACCGCGTCTGTCCACACTGCTCTATGAGATTCTGGTCACGCTGATGCAGAATTCGCAGCCGCTGACCGGTTCGGTACCGCTGGAGATCAGGCATTCCATCCGCCGTGCAGCAGATATGATCCATGCCCAGTGTGAGCGCCCTTGGACCCTGGAGGCGATGGCGCGGCTTGCCGGCTATAGCAGCTATCATTTTCTGCGCCTGTTCCGGTCAATCATGGGAAAGACACCGAACCGGTATTTGAGTGAATGCCGGATGGCCCGTGCCAAGCTGCTGCTGGCGGCAACCGAGCTGCCGGTAGCGCAGATTGCGCTGCAGAGCGGTTTTCACCAGTCCAGCTATTTCATTAAAGTGTTCAGACAGCTGGAGAGCATGCCGCCCAATCAGTACAGGAGACTCTTCCGTTCCTAA